The proteins below are encoded in one region of Populus alba chromosome 2, ASM523922v2, whole genome shotgun sequence:
- the LOC118035726 gene encoding uncharacterized protein At2g23090, which produces MGGGNGQKAKMARERNLDKQKAGSKGSQLEANKKAMSIQCKVCMQTFICTTSEVKCREHAEAKHPKSDVYACFPHLKK; this is translated from the exons atgggaGGAGGCAACGGGCAGAAGGCAAAGATGGCTCGCGAGAGGAACCTGGATAAGCAAAAAGCTGGTTCCAAGG GAAGTCAGCTTGAAGCAAACAAGAAAGCCATGTCGATCCAG TGCAAGGTGTGTATGCAGACATTCATCTGCACCACATCGGAGGTGAAGTGCAGGGAGCATGCAGAAGCCAAACACCCCAAATCTGACGTCTATGCGTGTTTCCCCCACCTCAAGAAATGA
- the LOC118035727 gene encoding acyl-CoA-binding domain-containing protein 3, translated as MELVKELLVTGVVAVLFSFLIAKLVSLAASGGDSSSKNANREVITAAEIVGEEEGKVITEELRFRERLQVDVLKTETKTEFVEQATEKIDEFITESFDFENVNEAANREEILLEIEARELAQELIEAILREEEHKLKGAFDNEEVKHVNLSSSINKNREDESVGIELDVVETDSKEKMNEIEVNDDEDDDWEGIERSELETMFGEAARFVVDSGDKDGRFAGGGSDVQMELYGLHKVATEGPCLQKPPMALKVSARAKWNAWQRLGNMSPEAAMEQYIGLVSDRAPGWMEDKPGGDSKPGSSEVTNPVAVTPDLSTFSSRQPDCTEAMTCKNPEPKLGAEERDLTGASNWITGPKNDKHCSAA; from the exons ATGGAGCTTGTTAAAGAGCTGCTTGTGACCGGTGTTGTTGCtgttttattctcttttctgaTAGCCAAACTTGTTTCTTTGGCTGCGTCTGGTGGTGATTCCAGCAGTAAAAATGCCAATCGAGAAGTTATTACTGCAGCAGAGATTGTCggtgaagaagaaggaaaagtgaTCACCGAAGAGTTACGGTTCCGTGAAAGATTGCAAGTCGATGTGCTCAAGACCGAAACTAAAACAGAATTTGTTGAACAAGCAACAGAAAAGATCGATGAATTCATCACGGAAAGCTTTGATTTCGAGAACGTTAACGAGGCCGCGAATCGCGAGGAGATACTGCTTGAAATCGAGGCGCGTGAATTGGCTCAAGAATTGATCGAGGCAATTTTAAGAGAAGAAGAGCACAAGTTAAAGGGAGCATTCGACAATGAAGAGGTCAAACATGTAAATTTGTCTagttcaattaataaaaacagaGAAGATGAATCAGTTGGAATTGAATTAGATGTTGTCGAGACTGATTCAAAAGAGAAGATGAATGAGATTGAAGTCaatgatgatgaggatgatgacTGGGAAGGGATAGAAAGGAGTGAATTGGAGACAATGTTTGGAGAAGCAGCAAGGTTTGTTGTGGATTCAGGAGATAAAGATGGGAGATTTGCAGGTGGAGGCAGCGATGTGCAAATGGAGTTGTATGGACTCCATAAGGTTGCCACCGAGGGGCCTTGCCTCCAGAAGCCTCCCATGGCTCTCAAGGTTTCTGCCCGTGCTAAGTG GAATGCTTGGCAAAGGCTGGGAAACATGAGTCCAGAGGCAGCTATGGAGCAGTATATTGGCCTTGTATCTGATAGAGCCCCAGGGTGGATGGAAGACAAACCTGGT GGAGACAGTAAACCAGGATCATCTGAAGTGACAAATCCTGTTGCTGTAACTCCAGATTTAAGTACATTTTCATCCCGGCAACCAGATTGTACAGAAGCAAT GACATGTAAGAATCCAGAACCGAAGCTTGGTGCTGAAGAAAGGGATTTGACTGGGGCCTCAAACTGGATAACAGG GCCGAAGAACGACAAGCATTGCTCTGCTGCTTGA
- the LOC118035728 gene encoding subtilisin-like protease SBT1.7, which translates to MRSERHAMKMKDLKFGPQLIAALLVLCFCYTYAVAEVKKQTKKTFIIQMDKSNMPATYYDHFQWYDSSLKSVSESADMLYTYNNIIHGFSTQLTPEEAELLEKQSGILSVLPEMIYKLHTTHTPEFLGLGKSDAVLLPASASLSEVIVGVLDTGVWPEIKSFDDTGLGPIPSTWKGSCEVGKNFNSSSCNRKLIGAQYFSKGYEAAFGPIDETMESKSPRDDDGHGTHTATTAAGSAVSGASLFGYASGIARGMATEARVAAYKVCWLGGCFSSDILAAMEKAVADGVNVMSMSIGGGLSDYTRDTVAIGAFRAAAQGILVSCSAGNGGPSPGSLSNVAPWITTVGAGTLDRDFPAFVSLGDGKKYSGTSLYSGKPLSDSLLPLVYAGNVSNSTSGSLCMTGNLIPAQVAGKIVICDRGGNSRVQKGLVVKDSGGLGMILANTELYGEELVADAHLLPTAAVGLRTANAIKNYAFVDPKPMGTIASGGTKLGVEPSPVVAAFSSRGPNLVTPEVLKPDLIAPGVNILAGWTGGVGPTGLSNDKRHVEFNIISGTSMSCPHVSGLAALIKAAHQDWSPAAIKSALMTTAYATYKNGENILDVATGQPSTPFDYGAGHVNPVAALDPGLVYDATVDDYISFFCALNYSASDIKQITTKDFICDSSKKYSLGDLNYPSFSVPLQTASGKEGGAGVKSTVKYTRTLKNVGAPATYKVSMTSQTTSVKMLVEPESLSFAKEYEKKSYTVTFTATSMPSGTNSFAHLEWSDGKHVVRSPIAFSWT; encoded by the coding sequence ATGAGGTCGGAAAGACATGCCATGAAGATGAAAGACTTGAAGTTCGGGCCTCAACTGATAGCTGCACTTCTGGTTCTGTGCTTCTGTTACACGTATGCGGTAGCAGAAGTGAAGAAGCAAACGAAGAAGACTTTCATAATTCAAATGGACAAGTCCAATATGCCAGCGACTTACTATGATCATTTCCAATGGTATGATTCATCTTTAAAATCCGTATCAGAATCTGCTGACATGCTTTACACTTACAACAACATAATCCACGGCTTTTCCACCCAACTCACACCAGAGGAAGCTGAATTACTTGAAAAACAATCCGGAATTCTATCGGTCCTACCTGAAATGATTTACAAGCTGCACACAACTCATACCCCGGAGTTCCTTGGATTGGGAAAAAGTGATGCTGTCCTCCTCCCTGCATCTGCCTCCCTAAGTGAGGTGATTGTTGGAGTACTGGACACCGGTGTCTGGCCAGAGATAAAAAGCTTTGATGACACAGGGCTTGGCCCAATACCAAGTACCTGGAAAGGTTCTTGTGAGGTGGGTAAGAACTTCAATTCATCAAGCTGTAACCGGAAACTGATAGGTGCACAATATTTCTCAAAAGGGTATGAAGCAGCTTTCGGACCTATTGACGAAACAATGGAGTCAAAGTCACCGAGAGACGATGATGGCCATGGAACTCACACTGCAACTACAGCAGCTGGATCAGCTGTCTCAGGAGCTAGCCTTTTCGGGTATGCTTCTGGGATAGCACGTGGAATGGCTACAGAAGCTCGAGTAGCAGCTTACAAGGTGTGTTGGTTGGGTGGATGTTTTAGCTCTGATATTTTAGCAGCAATGGAAAAGGCTGTTGCAGATGGCGTTAATGTCATGTCAATGTCTATTGGAGGAGGACTCTCAGATTACACTCGAGATACAGTTGCGATTGGAGCTTTCCGAGCAGCAGCACAGGGAATTCTTGTCTCATGCTCGGCCGGAAATGGTGGGCCAAGTCCAGGCAGCTTGTCTAATGTCGCTCCTTGGATAACGACTGTAGGTGCTGGAACGTTGGACCGTGATTTCCCAGCCTTTGTGAGCCTTGGAGATGGTAAGAAGTACTCGGGTACATCGCTTTATAGTGGAAAGCCATTATCTGATTCGTTGCTGCCCCTGGTTTATGCTGGTAACGTGAGCAATTCCACAAGCGGCAGCCTTTGCATGACAGGAAATTTGATTCCTGCACAAGTTGCAGGGAAAATTGTGATATGTGATCGAGGGGGGAATAGCAGGGTCCAAAAGGGCTTGGTGGTGAAAGATTCTGGTGGCCTAGGGATGATTCTTGCAAACACAGAGCTGTATGGGGAAGAGCTAGTCGCTGACGCACATCTTCTTCCCACAGCCGCTGTGGGCCTAAGAACCGCAAATGCAATTAAGAATTATGCCTTCGTTGATCCAAAGCCAATGGGCACGATTGCTTCTGGAGGTACAAAGCTTGGAGTTGAACCATCGCCTGTGGTAGCGGCATTCAGTTCCAGAGGTCCGAATCTGGTCACTCCAGAAGTACTCAAACCAGACCTGATAGCACCAGGAGTCAACATATTAGCGGGATGGACTGGGGGAGTTGGCCCAACTGGGCTATCAAACGACAAGAGGCATGTAGAATTCAATATCATTTCAGGTACATCAATGTCATGTCCCCATGTAAGTGGGTTGGCTGCACTCATCAAGGCTGCTCACCAGGACTGGAGTCCGGCAGCCATTAAGTCCGCTCTCATGACCACAGCCTATGCAACATACAAAAATGGGGAAAACATATTAGACGTGGCGACAGGACAACCATCTACGCCATTCGATTATGGAGCTGGACATGTAAATCCAGTAGCAGCCCTTGATCCTGGTCTTGTCTATGATGCCACTGTTGATGACTACATAAGCTTCTTTTGTGCTTTAAACTATAGTGCATCAGACATTAAGCAAATCACAACTAAAGACTTCATTTGCGACTCGAGCAAGAAATACAGCCTGGGGGATCTTAATTACCCATCGTTCTCTGTTCCACTACAAACTGCTTCAGGCAAGGAGGGCGGAGCTGGGGTGAAAAGTACAGTCAAATACACCAGGACTCTGAAAAATGTTGGTGCTCCAGCAACATACAAGGTTTCGATGACATCACAAACTACATCTGTTAAGATGTTAGTTGAGCCAGAATCCCTGAGCTTTGCCAAAGAATATGAGAAAAAGAGTTACACAGTGACTTTTACCGCTACATCCATGCCCTCCGGTACAAACAGCTTTGCTCATCTGGAATGGTCAGACGGGAAGCATGTTGTCCGTAGTCCAATAGCTTTCAGCTGGACATGA
- the LOC118035729 gene encoding uncharacterized protein — MVLTNFSGRGVGFGFGVGCGFGVGWGFGGMPLNILGLGAGAGCGVGLGLGWGFGTAFGSQYRSSTVTFQGMELAKKEESDDNQS; from the exons ATGGTGCTTACAAATTTTAGTGGACGTGGTGTTGGATTCG GTTTCGGTGTTGGTTGTGGCTTTGGCGTAGGCTGGGGTTTTGGGG GCATGCCTCTGAATATTTTGGGTCTTGGTGCAG GTGCAGGCTGTGGGGTTGGTCTAGGCCTTGGATGGGGCTTTGGCACTGCCTTTGGGAGCCAGTATAGGTCATCTACTGTCACATTTCAGGGCATGGAATTggccaaaaaagaagaaagtgatGACAATCAGTCTTGA
- the LOC140955306 gene encoding (S)-8-oxocitronellyl enol synthase CYC2-like, whose protein sequence is MSWWWSGAIGAAKKKTEDDEASRGYQSVALILGVTGIVGNSLAEILPLSDTPGGPWKVYGVARRSRPNWNEDHPVEYIQCDISNTAETQSKLSKLTDVTHVFYVTWASKSTEEENCEINGLMFRNVLQAVIPNAANLRHVCLQTGGKQYVGPFALLGKIEAHDPPFTEDLPRLGFPNFYYTLEDVMFEEVAKKEGVTWSVHRPGAIFGFSPHSLMNIIVTISVYAAICKHEGVPLIFCGSKEAWNGYSIASDADLIAEHEIWACVDPNAQNEAFNIQNGDLFKWKHLWTVLAEEFGIEKYGFEEGESSVTLAEKMKDKGPVWEEIVRENQLLPNKLEQVGGWWFADLMFSRTGSVLCLNKSKEHGFLGFRNSKKSFVSWIDKMKAYKVVP, encoded by the exons ATGAGCTGGTGGTGGTCTGGTGCTATCGGCGCTGCCAAG AAAAAAACCGAAGATGATGAAGCATCAAGAGGTTACCAAAGCGTGGCCCTGATTCTAGGTGTTACCGGGATTGTTGGCAACAGCTTGGCAGAGATTCTCCCACTCTCAGACACGCCTGGTGGCCCATGGAAAGTCTACGGCGTCGCCCGACGTTCCCGCCCCAACTGGAACGAGGATCATCCGGTGGAGTACATCCAGTGCGACATCTCCAATACTGCCGAAACCCAATCCAAGCTTTCTAAACTCACCGATGTCACCCACGTCTTTTATGTTACCTGGGCCAGCAAATCCACGGAGGAGGAGAACTGTGAGATTAACGGTCTCATGTTCCGCAACGTCCTCCAGGCTGTTATACCTAACGCTGCCAATCTCCGCCATGTCTGCCTCCAAACCGGAGGGAAGCAATATGTGGGTCCCTTTGCGTTATTAGGCAAGATTGAAGCTCATGATCCACCTTTCACGGAAGATCTGCCCAGATTAGGATTTCCCAATTTTTATTACACATTGGAAGATGTTATGTTCGAGGAAGTGGCAAAGAAAGAAGGGGTGACTTGGTCTGTTCACCGGCCTGGTGCTATATTTGGGTTTTCACCTCATAGCTTGATGAATATCATTGTGACTATTTCTGTTTACGCTGCAATATGCAAGCACGAGGGAGTTCCGCTGATCTTTTGTGGATCGAAAGAGGCATGGAATGGTTACTCTATAGCTTCTGATGCAGATCTGATCGCAGAGCATGAAATTTGGGCGTGCGTGGATCCTAATGCACAAAATGAAGCTTTTAATATCCAAAACGGGGATCTGTTCAAATGGAAGCATTTGTGGACGGTTTTAGCAGAAGAGTTTGGGATTGAAAAGTATGGATTTGAGGAGGGGGAGAGTAGTGTGACCCTTGCGGAGAAGATGAAAGACAAGGGACCAGTGTGGGAGGAAATTGTGAGGGAGAACCAGCTACTGCCTAACAAGCTGGAGCAAGTTGGGGGATGGTGGTTTGCAGATTTGATGTTCAGCAGAACGGGTTCTGTCCTTTGTTTGAATAAGAGCAAGGAACATGGATTTTTGGGATTTCGCAATTCCAAGAAATCATTCGTTTCGTGGATTGACAAGATGAAAGCTTACAAGGTTGTGCCTTGA
- the LOC118035825 gene encoding (S)-8-oxocitronellyl enol synthase CYC2 isoform X3: MSRWWAGAIGGAKSENGNAFRGHHSVALVIGVTGIVGNSLAEILPLSDTPGGPWKVYGVARRPRPNWNLDHPVEYIQCDISNTAETQAKLSQLTDVTHIFYVTWALRFTEAENIEANNLMFRNVLQAVIPNAPNLKHVCLQTGLKHYVGPFELVGKIEPHDTPYTEDLPRLSAPNFYYDLEDILAGEVAKKEGVTWSVHRPHTILGFSPYSLMNIMGTLCVYAAICKHEGMPLLFPGTESVWDAYSIASDADLIAEQEIWAAVDPNARNEAFNIHNGDVFKWKHLWKVLAEQFGIKKYGLPESGKKVSLTELMKDKGAVWEKIVKDNQLLPNKLEEVGVWWFADFVLGAESIISCMNKSKEHGFLGFRNSKNSLISWVDKLKAHKIVP; this comes from the coding sequence GTAATAGGCGTAACTGGCATTGTTGGCAACAGCTTAGCTGAAATCCTTCCACTCTCCGACACACCTGGTGGACCATGGAAAGTCTACGGAGTGGCCCGTCGTCCACGACCAAACTGGAACTTAGACCACCCTGTTGAATACATCCAATGTGACATATCTAACACGGCGGAAACTCAAGCAAAACTCTCCCAGCTAACTGATGTTACTCACATTTTCTACGTCACATGGGCCCTCCGATTCACGGAGGCCGAGAACATCGAAGCTAATAACCTCATGTTCCGCAATGTCCTCCAGGCTGTTATCCCCAACGCCCCCAATCTCAAACACGTTTGCCTCCAAACTGGTCTTAAACACTATGTTGGTCCATTCGAGCTGGTAGGCAAGATCGAACCACATGACACTCCTTACACGGAGGATCTGCCCAGATTAAGCGCACCCAATTTTTACTACGATTTGGAAGACATTCTGGCGGGGGAAGTGGCAAAGAAAGAGGGAGTGACTTGGTCTGTGCACAGGCCGCATACAATTTTGGGGTTTTCTCCATATAGTTTGATGAACATAATGGGCACCCTTTGTGTTTACGCTGCTATATGTAAACATGAAGGGATGCCTTTACTGTTCCCTGGGACCGAGTCTGTTTGGGATGCTTATTCCATCGCATCTGATGCAGATCTGATTGCTGAGCAGGAAATTTGGGCAGCTGTGGATCCTAATGCACGAAATGAAGCGTTTAATATCCACAATGGAGATGTTTTCAAGTGGAAGCATTTGTGGAAGGTTTTGGCTGAACAGTTCGGGATAAAAAAATACGGGTTGCCTGAGAGTGGGAAGAAAGTGAGCTTGACGGAGTTGATGAAGGATAAAGGAGCGGTGTGGGAGAAAATTGTGAAGGATAATCAGCTGTTGCCTAACAAGTTGGAGGAGGTAGGAGTGTGGTGGTTTGCGGATTTTGTGCTGGGTGCGGAGTCCATTATTTCGTGTATGAATAAGAGCAAGGAGCATGGATTTCTGGGGTTTAGGAATTCCAAGAATTCATTGATTTCTTGGGTGGACAAGTTGAAGGCTCATAAGATTGTTCCTTGA
- the LOC118035825 gene encoding (S)-8-oxocitronellyl enol synthase CYC2 isoform X1 → MSRWWAGAIGGAKQQSENGNAFRGHHSVALVIGVTGIVGNSLAEILPLSDTPGGPWKVYGVARRPRPNWNLDHPVEYIQCDISNTAETQAKLSQLTDVTHIFYVTWALRFTEAENIEANNLMFRNVLQAVIPNAPNLKHVCLQTGLKHYVGPFELVGKIEPHDTPYTEDLPRLSAPNFYYDLEDILAGEVAKKEGVTWSVHRPHTILGFSPYSLMNIMGTLCVYAAICKHEGMPLLFPGTESVWDAYSIASDADLIAEQEIWAAVDPNARNEAFNIHNGDVFKWKHLWKVLAEQFGIKKYGLPESGKKVSLTELMKDKGAVWEKIVKDNQLLPNKLEEVGVWWFADFVLGAESIISCMNKSKEHGFLGFRNSKNSLISWVDKLKAHKIVP, encoded by the coding sequence GTAATAGGCGTAACTGGCATTGTTGGCAACAGCTTAGCTGAAATCCTTCCACTCTCCGACACACCTGGTGGACCATGGAAAGTCTACGGAGTGGCCCGTCGTCCACGACCAAACTGGAACTTAGACCACCCTGTTGAATACATCCAATGTGACATATCTAACACGGCGGAAACTCAAGCAAAACTCTCCCAGCTAACTGATGTTACTCACATTTTCTACGTCACATGGGCCCTCCGATTCACGGAGGCCGAGAACATCGAAGCTAATAACCTCATGTTCCGCAATGTCCTCCAGGCTGTTATCCCCAACGCCCCCAATCTCAAACACGTTTGCCTCCAAACTGGTCTTAAACACTATGTTGGTCCATTCGAGCTGGTAGGCAAGATCGAACCACATGACACTCCTTACACGGAGGATCTGCCCAGATTAAGCGCACCCAATTTTTACTACGATTTGGAAGACATTCTGGCGGGGGAAGTGGCAAAGAAAGAGGGAGTGACTTGGTCTGTGCACAGGCCGCATACAATTTTGGGGTTTTCTCCATATAGTTTGATGAACATAATGGGCACCCTTTGTGTTTACGCTGCTATATGTAAACATGAAGGGATGCCTTTACTGTTCCCTGGGACCGAGTCTGTTTGGGATGCTTATTCCATCGCATCTGATGCAGATCTGATTGCTGAGCAGGAAATTTGGGCAGCTGTGGATCCTAATGCACGAAATGAAGCGTTTAATATCCACAATGGAGATGTTTTCAAGTGGAAGCATTTGTGGAAGGTTTTGGCTGAACAGTTCGGGATAAAAAAATACGGGTTGCCTGAGAGTGGGAAGAAAGTGAGCTTGACGGAGTTGATGAAGGATAAAGGAGCGGTGTGGGAGAAAATTGTGAAGGATAATCAGCTGTTGCCTAACAAGTTGGAGGAGGTAGGAGTGTGGTGGTTTGCGGATTTTGTGCTGGGTGCGGAGTCCATTATTTCGTGTATGAATAAGAGCAAGGAGCATGGATTTCTGGGGTTTAGGAATTCCAAGAATTCATTGATTTCTTGGGTGGACAAGTTGAAGGCTCATAAGATTGTTCCTTGA
- the LOC118035825 gene encoding (S)-8-oxocitronellyl enol synthase CYC2 isoform X2 has product MSRWWAGAIGGAKQSENGNAFRGHHSVALVIGVTGIVGNSLAEILPLSDTPGGPWKVYGVARRPRPNWNLDHPVEYIQCDISNTAETQAKLSQLTDVTHIFYVTWALRFTEAENIEANNLMFRNVLQAVIPNAPNLKHVCLQTGLKHYVGPFELVGKIEPHDTPYTEDLPRLSAPNFYYDLEDILAGEVAKKEGVTWSVHRPHTILGFSPYSLMNIMGTLCVYAAICKHEGMPLLFPGTESVWDAYSIASDADLIAEQEIWAAVDPNARNEAFNIHNGDVFKWKHLWKVLAEQFGIKKYGLPESGKKVSLTELMKDKGAVWEKIVKDNQLLPNKLEEVGVWWFADFVLGAESIISCMNKSKEHGFLGFRNSKNSLISWVDKLKAHKIVP; this is encoded by the coding sequence GTAATAGGCGTAACTGGCATTGTTGGCAACAGCTTAGCTGAAATCCTTCCACTCTCCGACACACCTGGTGGACCATGGAAAGTCTACGGAGTGGCCCGTCGTCCACGACCAAACTGGAACTTAGACCACCCTGTTGAATACATCCAATGTGACATATCTAACACGGCGGAAACTCAAGCAAAACTCTCCCAGCTAACTGATGTTACTCACATTTTCTACGTCACATGGGCCCTCCGATTCACGGAGGCCGAGAACATCGAAGCTAATAACCTCATGTTCCGCAATGTCCTCCAGGCTGTTATCCCCAACGCCCCCAATCTCAAACACGTTTGCCTCCAAACTGGTCTTAAACACTATGTTGGTCCATTCGAGCTGGTAGGCAAGATCGAACCACATGACACTCCTTACACGGAGGATCTGCCCAGATTAAGCGCACCCAATTTTTACTACGATTTGGAAGACATTCTGGCGGGGGAAGTGGCAAAGAAAGAGGGAGTGACTTGGTCTGTGCACAGGCCGCATACAATTTTGGGGTTTTCTCCATATAGTTTGATGAACATAATGGGCACCCTTTGTGTTTACGCTGCTATATGTAAACATGAAGGGATGCCTTTACTGTTCCCTGGGACCGAGTCTGTTTGGGATGCTTATTCCATCGCATCTGATGCAGATCTGATTGCTGAGCAGGAAATTTGGGCAGCTGTGGATCCTAATGCACGAAATGAAGCGTTTAATATCCACAATGGAGATGTTTTCAAGTGGAAGCATTTGTGGAAGGTTTTGGCTGAACAGTTCGGGATAAAAAAATACGGGTTGCCTGAGAGTGGGAAGAAAGTGAGCTTGACGGAGTTGATGAAGGATAAAGGAGCGGTGTGGGAGAAAATTGTGAAGGATAATCAGCTGTTGCCTAACAAGTTGGAGGAGGTAGGAGTGTGGTGGTTTGCGGATTTTGTGCTGGGTGCGGAGTCCATTATTTCGTGTATGAATAAGAGCAAGGAGCATGGATTTCTGGGGTTTAGGAATTCCAAGAATTCATTGATTTCTTGGGTGGACAAGTTGAAGGCTCATAAGATTGTTCCTTGA